A part of Rhodamnia argentea isolate NSW1041297 chromosome 8, ASM2092103v1, whole genome shotgun sequence genomic DNA contains:
- the LOC115741355 gene encoding serine/threonine-protein kinase/endoribonuclease IRE1b-like, translating into MDFSSFLNIEHGEKLEVLRREMENFELWTASGHPSLLLLNLMGPKISNVIDHPMFWDSTKRPLFLCDASDKPQLEQFASNLRKEIHMGATWILPGHKDWHKMVDGDILLNLFAHELGVQHRFAHVVSFLRAIRNRFNHHIETPHLQQIEGPSPDGFDAYYSSRFPALLMHVYLVMYRNRGGEEVFGKYFTFFID; encoded by the exons ATGgacttctcttctttcctcaATATAGAACACGGAGAAAAATTGGAAGTTCTTAGGAGGGAAATGGAGAACTTTGAATTATGGACAGCTAGTGGGCATCCGTCATTGCTTTTGCTAAACCTAATGGG ACCAAAAATATCAAACGTGATTGATCATCCCATGTTTTGGGATTCTACGAAGAGACCGTTGTTTCTATGCGATGCCAGCGACAAACCGCAATTAGAACAATTCGCTTCAAATCTTAGGAAAGAAATTCATATGGGGGCAACATGGATTCTTCCCGGTCATAAAGATTGGCACAAGATGGTAGATGGTGATATTTTGTTGAATTTATTTGCCCATGAGCTCGGTGTGCAACACAGGTTTGCTCACGTGGTATCTTTTCTGCGAGCTATTAGGAATCGCTTCAACCATCACATAGAAACCCCACACCTTCAGCAGATCGAAGGGCCATCTCCCGATGGCTTTGATGCATATTACTCTAGTCGATTTCCTGCTCTTTTGATGCATGTATATTTAGTTATGTATAGAAACCGTGGTGGGGAAGAAGTTTTCGGGAAGTACTTTACTTTCTTTATAGATTAG